In Candidatus Bathyarchaeota archaeon, one DNA window encodes the following:
- a CDS encoding aldehyde ferredoxin oxidoreductase family protein — MDASSETGFNLLKVDLTLGKIGVERLDAELTQNYIGGTGVGVKLFVDSHPKGVDPIGPDNSTIIATGPLTGSRAPTSGRFSLVTRSPLTETIFDSNSGGNWGVKLKRCGFDGVWITGRSKDPVFLKISTDEAELRGADTLWGKDISETSNALRATEGDSISVLAIGPAGENLVKISSIMNDEHRAFGRGGVGAVWGSKNLKAMVVERGTKLAEVSKPESFQRYIESAFRKIVQGPITGQALRLFGTSVLVNIINEFGLFPIKNNQSGCDVRAENISGERIKENIFVKPEACFNCPISCGRVTKTAGRSGKGPEYESVWALGAQCGIFDLEAITEANYECNLLGLDTISTGATISCAMEISERGFLEGKIGFGDANVLQPLIRKIAFREGIGMDLAEGSVRFARKQGAEECAMAVKGLELPAYDPRGSMGQALSYATSNRGGC; from the coding sequence ATGGACGCAAGCTCTGAGACTGGATTTAATCTACTCAAAGTCGATCTCACCTTAGGAAAAATTGGCGTCGAAAGATTAGATGCTGAGTTGACCCAGAACTATATTGGAGGAACAGGAGTGGGCGTTAAGCTCTTTGTTGATTCTCATCCAAAGGGCGTCGACCCGATTGGCCCCGATAATAGTACCATCATAGCTACCGGACCTCTGACGGGTAGTCGGGCTCCTACCAGTGGACGTTTCTCCTTGGTTACTCGTTCGCCTTTGACGGAAACGATATTCGACTCGAACTCCGGGGGGAATTGGGGGGTGAAGTTAAAGCGTTGTGGCTTCGATGGCGTCTGGATAACAGGGAGATCTAAGGACCCTGTTTTTCTGAAGATCTCTACGGATGAGGCTGAGCTGAGGGGTGCTGACACCCTTTGGGGGAAGGATATCTCAGAGACCTCCAATGCGTTAAGGGCGACTGAGGGGGACAGCATAAGTGTTCTGGCTATCGGTCCGGCGGGGGAGAATTTAGTCAAAATCAGCTCAATAATGAATGATGAGCATCGGGCTTTTGGGAGGGGCGGCGTAGGGGCAGTCTGGGGATCCAAGAACCTCAAGGCGATGGTCGTAGAGCGAGGAACCAAGTTGGCAGAGGTTTCGAAGCCTGAAAGTTTCCAACGTTATATTGAATCAGCGTTCCGGAAGATTGTGCAAGGCCCTATCACTGGCCAGGCACTACGATTGTTCGGCACGTCTGTGCTAGTAAACATCATCAATGAGTTTGGCCTATTCCCGATTAAGAACAATCAGTCAGGCTGCGACGTTAGAGCTGAAAACATCTCCGGGGAACGTATAAAGGAGAATATCTTCGTAAAGCCTGAAGCTTGTTTTAATTGTCCTATCTCCTGTGGTCGGGTTACAAAGACAGCGGGGCGATCTGGCAAGGGACCAGAATATGAGTCTGTCTGGGCGTTGGGTGCGCAGTGCGGGATCTTTGACCTGGAGGCCATAACTGAGGCCAACTATGAATGCAACTTGCTGGGCCTTGACACGATTTCTACAGGTGCCACAATCTCGTGTGCAATGGAGATATCAGAGCGGGGCTTTTTGGAGGGCAAGATTGGGTTTGGGGACGCTAATGTACTTCAGCCCCTTATCAGGAAGATTGCATTTAGAGAGGGCATAGGAATGGATCTTGCAGAGGGTTCGGTTAGATTCGCAAGAAAGCAGGGGGCAGAGGAGTGTGCCATGGCGGTTAAAGGTCTTGAGCTCCCAGCATATGACCCCAGGGGCTCCATGGGTCAAGCTCTATCATATGCAACTTCGAACCGAGGGGGATGCC
- the fdhD gene encoding formate dehydrogenase accessory sulfurtransferase FdhD codes for MTALLGETSLDRGVDAISSIKIKIRRFELDSGEILDREDRIAADAAICIFINGELFRTLLASPVMIEELVVGHLLGEGIIESTDELVSVEVLPLKVYVELREEVDLKRLTMGKVDLITTACGAAVSPSKLRGLGLSAASMKGTIGAEGIWLMARELNLRSGTYKKTGGTHSAMLFSLEGDPLYFSEDVGRHNAVDKVVGAGVIGGLDFRSCVLVSSGRLSGEIVLKATRMGIPVIASVSGPLESGIRIAESAGITLVGFIRGRRFNVYSHKDRIVF; via the coding sequence GTGACTGCTCTTTTAGGGGAGACCTCATTAGATAGAGGGGTTGACGCTATATCGTCTATCAAGATAAAGATACGCCGTTTTGAGTTGGATTCTGGGGAGATTCTGGATAGGGAAGACAGGATAGCTGCGGATGCAGCTATCTGCATCTTCATCAATGGCGAGCTGTTCAGGACGTTGCTGGCTAGCCCCGTAATGATAGAGGAGCTGGTGGTGGGACATCTCCTGGGGGAGGGTATCATCGAATCAACGGATGAACTGGTTAGTGTGGAGGTCTTACCCTTAAAAGTCTACGTGGAGCTAAGGGAAGAGGTGGACCTCAAGCGTCTGACAATGGGGAAGGTTGATCTCATCACGACGGCTTGTGGGGCCGCGGTTTCCCCCAGCAAGCTCAGGGGATTAGGACTCTCAGCGGCCTCAATGAAGGGGACGATCGGCGCTGAGGGCATCTGGCTCATGGCGCGAGAGCTCAACTTGAGAAGCGGAACGTACAAAAAAACGGGGGGGACTCATTCTGCGATGCTATTCTCGTTGGAGGGAGATCCGCTTTATTTCAGTGAGGATGTGGGGAGGCATAATGCTGTGGATAAAGTGGTTGGCGCAGGAGTCATCGGGGGCTTGGATTTCCGGAGCTGTGTGTTGGTCTCGTCTGGGAGGCTATCTGGGGAGATTGTGTTGAAAGCTACGAGGATGGGGATACCAGTGATTGCTTCAGTGTCTGGTCCATTGGAGTCTGGTATCAGGATTGCAGAGTCTGCAGGGATCACGTTAGTGGGGTTCATCCGGGGGCGTAGGTTTAATGTGTATTCGCATAAGGATAGGATTGTATTCTGA
- a CDS encoding NAD(P)/FAD-dependent oxidoreductase translates to MYDVIVVGAGPAGSSVARGAAEKGLDVLLVERELEIGVPDKCGEFVPSLNEMRRLTPDAKNLDKYFDPPQDVIVNRTRYVRFIFPNRKEICVEFEGVVIERKLFDKHLANEAARAGADVATSVKVVDLLKKGRGIRAKTLSGLVELESKVVVAADGAYSLVARRAGLPLSNNPMDYGVGFQYEMVNVEHDPDYVDMYVGEDVAPGTYAWIIPKGPDVANVGTGVRIPFVKRGLNVRDYQRRLVDKHPVASPKLRRAKPMAVKAGCIPVGGPISEMVVGNVLAVGDAGGHTVPTVGGGIPTGLVIGSIAGQVVASHILEGESLSAFDGAWRVEMGETLENSLRIRKMSDVVFKNARMIDWVTKRGWLTKEMIDKFIICEMDAKMKLIEKSLGIIRRG, encoded by the coding sequence TTGTATGATGTTATTGTGGTCGGTGCTGGGCCCGCAGGGTCCTCTGTGGCCAGAGGGGCGGCAGAAAAAGGATTGGATGTCTTATTAGTAGAGAGAGAACTGGAGATCGGTGTACCAGATAAATGTGGGGAGTTTGTGCCTTCCCTGAATGAGATGCGCCGCCTGACTCCGGATGCAAAGAATCTAGACAAATATTTCGATCCGCCTCAGGATGTGATTGTTAACCGAACTAGGTATGTTAGATTTATTTTCCCAAATAGAAAGGAGATCTGCGTCGAGTTTGAGGGCGTGGTGATCGAGAGAAAGCTCTTTGATAAACACCTTGCTAATGAGGCGGCGAGGGCAGGGGCGGATGTGGCAACATCTGTAAAAGTCGTAGACTTACTCAAAAAGGGACGAGGGATAAGGGCAAAGACTCTATCGGGCCTCGTCGAGCTAGAGTCAAAGGTTGTCGTGGCAGCTGATGGAGCATATTCATTGGTGGCCCGTAGAGCCGGACTCCCATTGTCAAATAACCCAATGGATTATGGTGTCGGATTTCAGTATGAGATGGTTAACGTCGAACATGATCCTGATTATGTAGATATGTATGTTGGAGAGGATGTCGCACCCGGGACTTATGCATGGATTATCCCAAAGGGTCCTGATGTTGCTAATGTAGGTACGGGTGTTCGGATACCTTTTGTTAAGAGGGGACTGAACGTCCGAGATTATCAGAGAAGGTTAGTAGATAAGCATCCTGTTGCGTCACCAAAACTTAGGAGGGCTAAACCTATGGCGGTTAAGGCGGGATGTATCCCTGTGGGTGGTCCTATCTCGGAAATGGTGGTCGGGAACGTACTCGCGGTTGGGGATGCGGGAGGACATACCGTTCCGACTGTGGGTGGGGGAATCCCGACTGGATTGGTGATCGGGAGCATTGCAGGACAGGTGGTGGCTTCCCATATTCTTGAGGGGGAATCGCTCTCTGCATTCGATGGAGCTTGGAGAGTCGAGATGGGAGAAACCCTTGAGAACTCGTTGAGGATACGGAAGATGAGTGATGTTGTATTCAAGAACGCGAGGATGATTGATTGGGTTACCAAGAGGGGGTGGCTTACTAAAGAGATGATCGACAAGTTCATAATCTGTGAGATGGACGCAAAGATGAAGCTAATTGAAAAGTCTCTTGGCATTATTAGGCGCGGGTGA
- a CDS encoding polyprenyl synthetase family protein: MFDFDEDLRHKVEFVNQSILDLDLSNIHPILADPSRYSITGGGKRLRPILCMLCAEAVGGDYRDTREAFLALELIHNGTLVHDDIIDADLFRRGTPSVQMKYDTNRAVLTGDALLSLGLRYASMTGNLKVVHMLAETALKMVQGVALQTFFRREKVAESTYLKINYLKSGSLFECAAALGGIVSTDILVEHEALSEFGRNFGDAYQIRDDIRGIYAEVEQGDLPRIDLLNGDISLPLIYALESEEISKQDISTLMMPYLGENESADIEEIRRIYKESGALKRSMDRMRDYAKEAIKCLDGLDDGNSKSSLIQLMDQYYLSFIPESRLEVIL; encoded by the coding sequence TTGTTTGATTTCGATGAAGATCTGAGACACAAGGTAGAATTTGTTAACCAGTCAATTCTGGATCTTGACCTGTCAAATATACATCCAATCCTCGCTGACCCCTCCAGATATTCTATCACTGGAGGCGGAAAACGGCTGCGGCCTATATTATGCATGCTATGCGCTGAAGCCGTGGGAGGCGACTACAGGGATACTAGAGAAGCATTCCTCGCCCTTGAGTTGATTCATAACGGCACTTTGGTTCATGACGATATCATTGATGCGGACCTTTTCAGGCGGGGCACCCCCTCGGTCCAGATGAAGTACGACACTAATAGAGCCGTCCTCACGGGAGACGCTCTTCTCAGCCTGGGTTTAAGATATGCTAGTATGACGGGCAATCTAAAAGTGGTCCATATGCTCGCAGAGACCGCCCTCAAAATGGTTCAAGGAGTGGCCCTCCAAACCTTCTTCAGGAGGGAAAAGGTAGCTGAAAGCACATACCTAAAAATCAACTATCTCAAGAGCGGAAGCTTGTTTGAGTGTGCTGCGGCTCTAGGGGGTATTGTCTCCACAGATATATTGGTTGAACATGAGGCACTCAGTGAATTTGGGAGAAACTTCGGGGACGCTTATCAGATAAGGGATGACATCCGTGGTATATACGCAGAGGTAGAACAGGGCGATCTGCCGAGGATCGATCTTCTAAATGGAGACATATCCCTTCCACTTATCTACGCCCTAGAATCTGAGGAAATATCCAAGCAAGATATAAGCACTTTGATGATGCCGTACCTCGGGGAAAATGAGTCAGCAGATATCGAGGAGATCCGACGCATCTACAAGGAGTCGGGGGCGCTCAAAAGATCTATGGATAGGATGAGGGACTACGCAAAAGAGGCCATAAAATGTCTTGATGGTTTAGATGACGGTAATTCCAAAAGCTCTCTCATTCAGCTCATGGATCAATACTACTTAAGTTTCATCCCTGAAAGTAGGCTGGAGGTCATCCTTTGA
- a CDS encoding MoaD/ThiS family protein: MVGVSVELAGELTRIAGEKRVLVEACLLGQVLDTLASGHGEEFRVRLFDSGGQPRRFINIYVNGRDYRFLDKLDTVLHEGDVVALLPAVSGG; this comes from the coding sequence ATAGTAGGTGTATCCGTAGAGCTCGCAGGGGAATTGACTCGTATAGCTGGGGAGAAGCGGGTTCTTGTGGAGGCCTGTTTACTGGGTCAGGTGTTAGATACGCTGGCTTCAGGACATGGTGAGGAGTTTAGGGTCCGTTTATTCGATAGTGGAGGGCAACCTAGGCGTTTCATAAATATCTATGTAAATGGGCGAGACTATCGTTTCCTGGATAAGCTAGACACCGTGCTCCATGAGGGTGATGTCGTTGCTCTTCTCCCGGCCGTGAGTGGGGGATAA
- a CDS encoding HesA/MoeB/ThiF family protein has protein sequence MARFNIPGFLDAEIEYYSRQIVLDSIGLSGQRKLKNAKVCVIGLGGLGSPIVIKLATMGVGHLRVVDRDIVAASNLQRQHLYGMEMLGYPKVEAAAMRVSGLNPHIEVEPIPMSVTPGNAEWIVNGMDVVVDGLDMMTPRYALNRACVKLDIPFVFGAAITNVGSTSTIVPRKTPCVECFQGGIDDDDLPTCAVAGVHPSILNIIASIQVSETVRLIMGRKPNLAGAIMYCDLEDLSFERIELARVSSCPVCGSNPTSEPVPLKNNSLEEICGRDGKRVFVFSPDEDLCIDLTSLNAKLELLNFHITVKAKFGTSFVKGALKGSVLSSGVTVIEGVNGPEVARRIRSEILSI, from the coding sequence TTGGCTAGGTTCAATATACCGGGGTTCTTAGATGCAGAGATAGAATATTACTCTAGGCAGATCGTTCTTGATAGCATCGGACTTTCGGGGCAAAGGAAACTGAAGAATGCAAAGGTCTGTGTTATTGGCTTGGGTGGGCTAGGGAGCCCCATCGTAATCAAGTTGGCGACAATGGGAGTAGGCCATCTCAGGGTTGTAGACCGAGATATTGTAGCGGCGTCTAATCTTCAGAGGCAGCATCTCTACGGAATGGAAATGTTAGGATATCCCAAGGTGGAGGCGGCTGCTATGAGGGTTAGTGGTCTTAATCCCCACATCGAGGTTGAGCCGATCCCCATGAGTGTGACACCAGGAAATGCAGAGTGGATTGTTAATGGGATGGATGTTGTTGTAGACGGGCTGGACATGATGACTCCACGATACGCTTTGAACCGGGCCTGCGTTAAGTTGGATATCCCTTTTGTGTTTGGTGCGGCTATTACAAATGTTGGAAGTACTTCCACAATTGTTCCCAGAAAGACTCCATGCGTTGAGTGTTTCCAGGGGGGAATCGATGACGATGATTTGCCTACCTGTGCAGTTGCAGGAGTGCATCCGTCGATCCTCAACATCATAGCGAGTATCCAAGTATCTGAAACAGTGAGGTTAATTATGGGGAGGAAACCGAATTTAGCCGGCGCTATAATGTACTGTGATCTGGAAGACCTGTCATTTGAGAGAATTGAACTTGCAAGGGTTTCTTCCTGCCCCGTTTGTGGGTCAAATCCCACCTCTGAACCTGTTCCCCTTAAAAACAACTCATTAGAGGAGATCTGTGGCCGGGATGGGAAACGGGTTTTTGTTTTCTCTCCTGACGAGGACCTATGTATCGATCTGACATCCTTGAATGCAAAGTTAGAGTTATTGAATTTCCATATTACCGTGAAAGCCAAGTTTGGAACGAGTTTTGTAAAAGGGGCGTTGAAGGGGAGCGTGTTGAGCAGCGGGGTGACGGTAATCGAGGGCGTTAACGGGCCCGAGGTTGCAAGAAGGATCAGATCCGAAATCCTATCTATCTAG
- a CDS encoding class I SAM-dependent methyltransferase → MSIWYEVEEALEAIIDDYIRVNHLISLFQDDKARLKGLKKMGPQNGVVLELGSGPGNFTKMLDSVVDGQIICLDYSRKMIAHARKGEYKDRSHHIRGIFERLPIRSSSTKCVTASYALRDSKDKPTMYEEIGRILKNKGSLTIIDIGKPDNPIIQQVFSLYIKYIVPLIAGLATRHGYKNPWSILFQTYQLLPINKDLQRLIENLVGPTESNKMALGGLIILSAMKKAR, encoded by the coding sequence ATGTCCATCTGGTACGAGGTAGAAGAAGCCCTTGAAGCAATCATCGATGACTATATCAGAGTGAACCACCTCATCTCACTTTTTCAAGATGACAAAGCCAGGCTCAAAGGCCTTAAAAAAATGGGCCCACAAAACGGGGTAGTCCTTGAACTAGGATCAGGCCCCGGCAACTTTACTAAGATGCTTGACTCTGTCGTTGATGGCCAGATCATCTGCCTTGACTACTCTCGGAAGATGATCGCACACGCTAGAAAGGGCGAATATAAAGACCGCTCACATCATATACGAGGCATATTCGAGCGCCTCCCAATTAGATCCAGCTCCACGAAATGTGTTACGGCATCATATGCCCTGCGAGACTCAAAAGATAAACCTACAATGTATGAGGAAATAGGGAGAATCCTAAAAAACAAGGGGTCACTCACCATAATTGACATAGGCAAACCAGACAACCCCATAATTCAGCAAGTATTCTCTTTATACATAAAATATATCGTTCCACTCATCGCGGGTTTAGCCACGAGACACGGATACAAAAACCCGTGGAGTATCCTTTTTCAAACCTATCAGCTCCTCCCAATCAATAAAGATCTCCAACGCCTCATAGAAAACTTGGTTGGACCAACAGAAAGCAATAAAATGGCACTAGGAGGTTTAATTATTCTATCAGCCATGAAAAAGGCTAGATAG
- a CDS encoding class I SAM-dependent methyltransferase yields MVGSALLKKEKLKDAYNELSSSFDEVAGPSMIRFTRLLLREINIPEKPVCLDVGCGTGISTFELAKKIQDGGNIYGIDFSKLMIVQAKNNAERLGLVDIKFSTGDAEQLDFPDSMFDLVLSNQTLPFIPNKQKALTEMHRVLKPGGEAALLFYGGSVYREILKIAMEVASRHPEYPTFMEAVVEFRNELIQLEDAVDLFESAGFKDHMIYGRDQILFVDPSFWMKKGMLWDMWNSGLPKDAVNSIQDELMAECRKLSGSRGFKHTTYNVLAIGVKGK; encoded by the coding sequence ATGGTAGGTAGCGCTTTATTAAAGAAGGAAAAGCTGAAAGATGCGTATAATGAGCTATCGTCCAGCTTCGATGAAGTTGCAGGCCCATCTATGATTAGGTTCACTCGCCTCCTCCTGAGGGAAATCAATATACCGGAAAAACCTGTGTGCTTAGATGTAGGATGTGGTACAGGAATCTCGACTTTTGAACTAGCAAAGAAAATTCAAGACGGCGGAAACATCTACGGAATCGACTTTTCAAAGCTCATGATAGTTCAGGCGAAGAATAATGCGGAGAGGCTGGGTCTCGTCGACATCAAATTTTCTACGGGAGACGCCGAGCAACTAGATTTTCCTGACTCAATGTTTGATCTTGTCCTTTCAAATCAGACCCTACCCTTTATTCCCAACAAGCAGAAAGCATTAACGGAAATGCACCGAGTACTGAAGCCCGGAGGAGAAGCTGCATTACTATTTTATGGAGGCTCTGTATACAGGGAGATTCTGAAAATAGCAATGGAGGTCGCAAGCCGCCATCCTGAATATCCCACGTTCATGGAGGCGGTGGTTGAGTTCCGTAACGAACTCATCCAGCTCGAGGATGCTGTTGATCTCTTTGAATCTGCTGGTTTCAAAGACCATATGATATACGGTAGAGACCAAATTCTATTTGTTGATCCATCATTCTGGATGAAGAAAGGAATGTTGTGGGATATGTGGAACTCTGGACTGCCAAAAGATGCAGTCAATAGCATTCAAGATGAGTTGATGGCTGAGTGCAGGAAATTATCAGGTTCTCGTGGGTTTAAACATACTACCTACAATGTTTTAGCTATCGGAGTCAAAGGGAAATAG
- a CDS encoding glutaminyl-peptide cyclotransferase, translating to MLLLLGGVLMGALSYPLLTQTDEPAPEYAYTLENTFPHDPEAFTQGLVFYGGRIYEGTGLRGHSSVRIVELETGEITRIHKMSPFFFGEGITVHGGRLIQITLQSRVGFIYDISSLDVLGSFKIISDGWGITSDGSSLILSDGTATLRFLDPETFQVIQTVKVQDGNKAVTKINELEYIDGQIFANIWQTDMIARIDPLSGSVLGWIDLGLLKEFIGNETSIDVLNGIAYDRETGHLFLTGKFWPLLFEIKLKSSR from the coding sequence ATGTTACTTCTCTTAGGCGGTGTCCTCATGGGTGCCCTATCCTATCCTCTGTTAACCCAGACCGATGAACCTGCTCCGGAGTACGCCTATACCCTCGAAAACACGTTCCCACACGATCCAGAAGCGTTCACCCAAGGCCTCGTGTTTTACGGAGGACGCATCTACGAGGGAACTGGGCTCCGGGGCCATTCCTCAGTACGTATTGTGGAACTTGAGACTGGGGAAATAACTAGGATCCACAAAATGTCCCCCTTTTTCTTCGGTGAGGGTATAACCGTCCACGGGGGCCGGCTCATCCAAATTACTTTGCAGTCCCGAGTAGGCTTCATCTATGACATTAGTAGCCTTGATGTTTTAGGCAGTTTCAAGATAATCTCAGACGGATGGGGTATCACCAGCGACGGCTCTAGCCTTATTCTAAGCGATGGGACCGCCACACTACGTTTCCTCGATCCAGAGACATTCCAGGTAATCCAAACCGTAAAGGTTCAAGACGGCAATAAAGCGGTCACGAAGATAAATGAACTGGAATACATTGACGGGCAGATATTCGCAAACATCTGGCAGACAGACATGATCGCCAGAATCGACCCCCTAAGCGGCTCTGTCCTGGGATGGATCGATCTAGGCTTGCTTAAAGAATTCATCGGTAACGAGACCTCTATCGATGTCCTAAATGGGATAGCCTACGATAGGGAGACGGGACACCTATTCCTCACGGGGAAGTTCTGGCCCCTACTGTTCGAGATTAAGCTCAAGTCATCGAGGTGA
- a CDS encoding long-chain fatty acid--CoA ligase, with protein MEKPEKWPEGVPFTLEYPEVPLFTFLDNSAEKHPDAIAIIFQDKRITYSELKEEVDRFATALQKMGVIRRAKVALLLPNIPQFVISYYGALKAGAIVVPISPLYKEREVFHQIYDSGAKTLVVLDVLYPAVENVRGELGLERIIVTKIKDYMPSLRGVLGSLLGKVPTYNVEMGANIHQFLDLIKGSPSSPEPVEVNPKDDLALLQFTGGTTGVPKGAMLTHYNLVSNALMCNAWLKAQEREEIQINVIPLYHIYGMTVTMNNAIASAATMVLFPKFDANKVLSAIQKYKATIFSGVPTLYTDLINQPDISNYDLSSIKFCISGASQLPREIQNKFMDLTGGVLIEGYGLTEASPVTHANPLDPTLETVKIGSIGFAWPDTEAGIMDTKTGELLPYGDIGELVIKGPQVMKGYWNMPEETADVLKNGWLHTGDIARMDPEGYFFIVDRKKDLIKFRGYSVYPREIEEVLYKHPAVKIATVVGKPDDLSGEIPKAFLVLKEGTEATEEEMIEFVRGKIAPYKRIREVEFRDELPMTMVGKVLKKNLK; from the coding sequence ATGGAAAAGCCTGAAAAGTGGCCGGAAGGGGTCCCGTTCACACTTGAGTATCCCGAGGTCCCGCTTTTTACTTTCTTAGATAATTCAGCGGAAAAGCACCCTGATGCAATCGCCATTATCTTCCAAGATAAGAGGATCACATATAGTGAGCTCAAGGAGGAGGTGGACAGATTCGCGACGGCCCTCCAGAAAATGGGGGTAATTAGGAGGGCCAAGGTGGCCCTTTTGCTCCCCAATATCCCCCAGTTCGTGATAAGTTATTACGGTGCGTTAAAGGCAGGGGCCATAGTCGTTCCCATTAGCCCCCTCTATAAGGAGAGGGAGGTTTTCCATCAGATCTATGACTCCGGGGCCAAAACCTTGGTGGTGCTAGACGTGCTATATCCCGCTGTGGAGAACGTGAGGGGAGAGCTTGGGCTGGAGAGGATCATCGTGACCAAGATCAAGGACTATATGCCCTCCTTGAGAGGAGTGCTGGGTTCTCTGCTAGGGAAAGTTCCAACCTATAACGTGGAGATGGGTGCCAATATACACCAGTTTCTTGATCTGATCAAGGGTTCTCCCTCAAGCCCGGAGCCTGTCGAGGTAAACCCAAAGGATGACCTAGCACTGCTCCAGTTCACCGGGGGCACCACGGGGGTCCCTAAGGGGGCCATGCTGACCCACTATAACCTAGTCTCTAACGCGCTGATGTGCAACGCCTGGTTAAAGGCGCAGGAGCGAGAGGAGATCCAAATCAACGTGATCCCCCTCTATCATATCTATGGTATGACGGTGACTATGAACAACGCGATTGCCTCCGCGGCAACCATGGTGTTGTTTCCCAAGTTTGACGCCAATAAAGTGCTAAGTGCTATCCAGAAGTATAAGGCCACTATTTTCAGCGGCGTCCCCACTCTTTACACCGACCTAATCAACCAGCCGGATATATCAAATTACGACCTCTCATCCATCAAGTTTTGCATCTCTGGAGCCTCGCAGCTTCCCAGGGAGATCCAGAATAAATTCATGGATCTGACAGGAGGGGTCCTGATAGAGGGATACGGGCTAACAGAGGCTTCGCCAGTGACTCATGCGAATCCATTAGATCCGACCTTGGAGACAGTGAAGATTGGCTCCATCGGCTTCGCCTGGCCTGATACCGAGGCGGGAATCATGGACACAAAGACAGGAGAGCTGCTGCCCTATGGGGACATCGGAGAGCTGGTGATCAAGGGCCCCCAAGTGATGAAGGGGTATTGGAACATGCCTGAGGAGACAGCCGATGTTTTGAAGAACGGTTGGCTTCACACGGGGGACATTGCCCGGATGGACCCGGAAGGCTACTTCTTCATCGTGGACCGGAAGAAGGATCTCATAAAGTTCAGGGGCTATAGCGTCTATCCCAGGGAGATTGAGGAAGTCCTCTACAAACACCCGGCCGTAAAGATCGCAACGGTAGTAGGGAAGCCAGACGATCTGAGCGGAGAGATTCCAAAGGCGTTCCTGGTGCTCAAGGAGGGGACCGAGGCGACTGAAGAGGAGATGATTGAGTTTGTCAGGGGTAAGATAGCACCTTACAAGAGGATTAGGGAAGTGGAGTTCCGAGACGAGTTACCCATGACTATGGTGGGTAAGGTACTCAAGAAGAACCTCAAGTAG